The Fundidesulfovibrio putealis DSM 16056 genome segment TCCAGGCGATGCTCGCCCCCCTGTGCGCCAGAGCCGTCACGGGTGAGGACATGGATCTTCTCGAACTCGCCCGGATCAAAGCCCAAAAAGACGAACTCGCCCGGCAGGAACGGGCCATCAAGCAAAGGCGCAAGAAATGAACACCAGGGCCATCAAGCGCTGGGCGCTCACCCACGACGTCACCTGGGTCATGGTCGCTCAAGAAGCGGGCGTCAGCAGGCAGCAGGTCAGCAACGTCATCCACAACCGCCGCGCGGACGAGTCCGTCTCGCGCGCCCTGTGCTGGCTTGGATGTCCGACGCGCCTCATGGCTGCGCGAGTCGCGAAATGAAGGACGCCTATTCCACCAAGGAGCTGATGACCGTCCTGGGCAAGTCCAGACAGGCCATCGAGAAGGAAGCCGACCGCAAGGGATGGGCCTTCAGGGAGATCCCCGCGCCCGGACGCAACGGCAAGCTCAAGCTCTGGCTGGTGGACGGCATGGATGAACAGAACCGGATCGCCATGGGCATGCGCCAGCGCACGGCGTTGGCTGTCATCACCGGCGGCAAGGCCGGATGTGCGCCTGCCGTCCAGGACCATGCACCGGATTCCTGCCGACTGTCCGTGGCCGAACTCCCGCCCGAACAGCTCCGTAAGGCAGCTCTCAAGGCCGACCTGGTGCGCCACTATCTGAACGCCAAACGCGACGCCAAGCGGAAAGGATTCAAGATCGAGGAAGCCCGCGACGCGTTCATCACGCTCTACAACACAGGCGTGGCCTACACGGCCATCCTGGCCGAACTGGGTGAGACTTCCTGGAAGACCCTGGAGCGCTGGGCCGTGACCCTCAAACAGGCCAACTACGACTGCGCGGCCCTGGCCGAGCGTTACGGGCAGCACCGCAAAGGCGAGTCCAAGGTGACGGAGGCCGAAAAGGCCATCCTGCTCAAGCAGCTGCTCAACCAGAACCAGATCAAGATCGCTACGGCCATTGGGTACTGCAAGCTGTATCTGGAGCAGCAAGGCATCCACTCGCCCAGTTCGCCCAGCACACTCCGGCTTTTCGTGAATGAGTTCAAGGCGAGGTACGCCGACATCTGGACCTTGGCGCGCGAGGGCGAGAAGGCCCTCACGGACAAGATCGCTCCCTACTTTGAGCGCGACATCTCGCTCCTCGAAGTGGGCGACGTGCTGATCGCGGACGGCCATCGCTGCAACTTCACGGTCATCAACCCCTTCACCGGCAAGGCGGTGCGCCCGACGCTCATCGCCTTCCTGGACTGGGCCAGCCGCGACATCATGGGCTGCGCCTTCATGCTCCAGGAGGACATCCAAGGCATCCATCTGGCCCTGCACCGGGCCATCCTGCGCCTCGGGAAGATGCCCAAGGTGGTCTACCTGGATAACGGAAAGGGCTTCAAAGCCAAG includes the following:
- a CDS encoding LacI family DNA-binding transcriptional regulator, with the translated sequence MNTRAIKRWALTHDVTWVMVAQEAGVSRQQVSNVIHNRRADESVSRALCWLGCPTRLMAARVAK
- a CDS encoding Mu transposase C-terminal domain-containing protein — encoded protein: MKDAYSTKELMTVLGKSRQAIEKEADRKGWAFREIPAPGRNGKLKLWLVDGMDEQNRIAMGMRQRTALAVITGGKAGCAPAVQDHAPDSCRLSVAELPPEQLRKAALKADLVRHYLNAKRDAKRKGFKIEEARDAFITLYNTGVAYTAILAELGETSWKTLERWAVTLKQANYDCAALAERYGQHRKGESKVTEAEKAILLKQLLNQNQIKIATAIGYCKLYLEQQGIHSPSSPSTLRLFVNEFKARYADIWTLAREGEKALTDKIAPYFERDISLLEVGDVLIADGHRCNFTVINPFTGKAVRPTLIAFLDWASRDIMGCAFMLQEDIQGIHLALHRAILRLGKMPKVVYLDNGKGFKAKVFTQDLDLSQTGMAGLYGRLGILTVFAKPYNARSKVIEPFFKTYGDHCERFMPSYSGASIMDKPARMRRNEKFMQSLAPGAPISLEQAANAFESWLELYYRQRPHSGLGKRSPGEVFMAGRGEGVDASDLRFLMMHEEVAHLENNGVPRFGGHYCHDALYGLRTRVLIRYDWHDLRSVHVYDMDGNYICEAKRTQGVHPMFALIGGKNAPGYAEFREQKRAQEALKRGTKKIVAEAARLGKLDGIREVLPIAADPRMLADLERIAAENTPAAHLPDIEFPEETLPARPGKLIDPTSLDWLDQTDLDDACQRAQASTRR